The following is a genomic window from Paenibacillus sp. FSL R5-0766.
AAAATGCACTTCTGCAAGTATTGCTCGTGGCATGCCTGTTCGGGGTTGCACTGGCAGCAACCGAGAGTAAGGCAAAAGAGAATGTACTTACGCTGATTGAGAACTTGCTCGGCATTGTGTTCCGCATCATCGGTTATATCATGAAACTCGCGCCGATTGGTGCATTTGGAGCCATGGCCTACACGGTAGGTGCCTATGGAGCTTCCACATTATCATCCTTTGGTCTGCTAATTCTGGCCTGTTACGGCGCAGCGCTGCTGTTTTTGGTCATGCTGGCATTGGCTGCCTGGTGGATTACCGGGCTAAATTTCCTGCAATTTGTGAAGTATACCCGTTCTGAAGTGATGCTGGCGATTGGAACCGGATCATCAGAAGTAGTGATGCCACGCATGATGGACAAACTAACCAAGGCGGGTTGTGATCGTGCGGTTGTGGGTCTTGTGGTGCCGACGGGGTACTCGTTTAATCTGGATGGCGCTTCGATCTATTTATCCTTGGCTACAGTTTTTGTTGCTCAGGCTGTAGGGATTGAACTGACATTGATGCAGCAAATTACGATTTTACTGGTGTTGATGTTAAGTTCCAAAGGCATGGCAGGAGTACCTGGCTCCGCATTCTTGGCCCTGTCCGCAACGGCAGTGGCTGTCAATGCTTTTCCGGTAGCAGCGGTTGCTCTGCTGCTTGGTGCAGATCGATTCATGGATACAATGCGTGTATTCACCAACCTGATGGGCAACTGTGTCGCAGCATTTGTGGTGGCAAAATGGGAAGGTCTGCTGGATCAGAAGCGAATGCGTGCCGTACTCTCTGGTGAGATCAGTGCTGCTGAACTGGAAAGGGAAGAGCAAGCTGCACTATCTCTATTGAAGTTGAATATGCAGGAAAAACAAGGGAAAGCCGTAGTTTCACCGGAGATGTCGTAAGAGGCTTGGCTCCGCTGTGGTGATGAAGTCAATTGACAGCAACCCAATAATAACAATCCATTACAACAGTAAAAAACAGTAGAATACATTTAAAAAGTTCAACCAAGTTCAACCAAGTTCAACCAAGTTCAACCAAGTTCAACCAAGTTCAACCAAGTTCAACCAAATTAGACCGTCTGTAGCCCGCACCAATGGTGGGAAGAACAGACGGTTTTCGTATTATCAGGTTAGCCAGTAATTACTGGTTGGCCTTTTTATGTGGTCGTTTTACGATGGGGGAAGCCGGGAGAACGTGGCGGTTTTAGGGGCTAGGACCTCGTAACAAAAACAGTTCTCCCACGACCTCCAAAAGACCATGTTTGGGCTGGTAGGGGCAGTTGACCCCGTATAACAAGCGAAGCTATGGGTTTGGAACCATCGTGGAAAGGACCGGCGAAACAAAAGATAAGGAGTGAGCATATGGAACCTGTTGTTGGTGTAGATGTCGCTAAAGGTTCAAGTGTGATACAGGCGTTTCAAAAACGAAATGAACCCGTTGGCAAAGCTATCGTCATTGAGCATGCTGCGAGTGGATTCGAACAATTCACGGAGATGTTAGGGGCCCTTCAAGCCGAAACGGGTGTTGCTCCTGTGGTTGTTTTGGAAGCGACTGGGCATTACCATCGTGCCTTGGTGTCCTGTCTGAATCGGAGTGGCTACACCTACTACATTGTGAATCCCTTGCAATCCAAGCGAGCCAAGGGAACGCAGTTACGCAAAGTTAAAACAGATGCTGCAGATGCTTGGCATCTGGCAGAGATGTACTATCGCGGCGACGTGAAGCCACATCGAAATTGGGATGAGACGTTTACAGAGCTACAGCATTTGACTCGGCAGCATGAGTTTGTCACGGGAATCTTTGTGCAGGCGAAGCTGAACAGCAGAGCCTTGCTGGAGCAAGTGTTTCCGGCGTATGAGCAGATATTTTACAATGTGTTTTCAACCACATCATTGACGGTGCTGTCTCATTGTTTGGAGGGAAGTGTGGCGAATTGGAATG
Proteins encoded in this region:
- the dctA gene encoding C4-dicarboxylate transporter DctA is translated as MSFMKSLFFQIIVAVIIGIGVGILWPDLGSLLQPLGTGFIKLIKMIIAPLIFMVIVTGIAKIGDLKSVGRIGLKAIVWFEIATTVALVLGLGTANLLRPGAGMNVDPSTIDASGIEAKTNGSELPHTVDFIMNIIPTSVVDAFAQNALLQVLLVACLFGVALAATESKAKENVLTLIENLLGIVFRIIGYIMKLAPIGAFGAMAYTVGAYGASTLSSFGLLILACYGAALLFLVMLALAAWWITGLNFLQFVKYTRSEVMLAIGTGSSEVVMPRMMDKLTKAGCDRAVVGLVVPTGYSFNLDGASIYLSLATVFVAQAVGIELTLMQQITILLVLMLSSKGMAGVPGSAFLALSATAVAVNAFPVAAVALLLGADRFMDTMRVFTNLMGNCVAAFVVAKWEGLLDQKRMRAVLSGEISAAELEREEQAALSLLKLNMQEKQGKAVVSPEMS